A section of the Oncorhynchus gorbuscha isolate QuinsamMale2020 ecotype Even-year linkage group LG06, OgorEven_v1.0, whole genome shotgun sequence genome encodes:
- the kbtbd13b gene encoding kelch repeat and BTB domain-containing protein 13, translating to MSNNEAMEWNSCDHAVSERDLPYRVPGHDVGIAKLKLVVEGSVFTEERDFLVKSCEYFQALYRSGMKECRQEEIHLKGLCARGFWIALVVLRGKRPILDADEIVEAIECAAFLQVEPLAKHLTDLIDSDNCLLMYHTAATFGLMTLYHAAALFIRNMYHDLEVEVRKSLPTELVAYVESLVPSAFVAVGAHSTCGVDETIHAGNRTLCYLDDEGKNWKVLTDLPLEASTSMAGLTVLDNKLYIVGGIQVQGARKYAVDTCFCYSVEVDQWTMIASPRQSRYNFSLVGLDGCLYAIGGEYERTIMSSVETYEVATGRWSFVAHLPRPVTGAACTKGMGRIFVCLWKPMETTEIYEYLPRTDQWLLVSTLIRHQSYGHAMVAHRDNLYVMRNGPQDDFLRCMMDCYNLTTGQWTALPGHFANSKGSLFTAVVRGDSAYTLNRTMTLEYAIEGKTWKPRNQMKGFPRSGSLWTFFLRLPKGRRGSILNGIPDGYGQC from the coding sequence ATGTCTAACAACGAGGCTATGGAATGGAACAGCTGTGATCATGCAGTGAGCGAAAGGGATTTGCCATACCGGGTCCCAGGACATGATGTAGGGATAGCCAAGTTAAAGTTAGTAGTGGAGGGTTCTGTTTTTACAGAAGAGAGAGATTTCCTGGTCAAGAGCTGCGAGTATTTCCAAGCTCTCTACCGTTCAGGGATGAAAGAATGCCGGCAGGAGGAAATCCACTTGAAGGGTTTGTGTGCTCGAGGATTCTGGATCGCACTGGTGGTTTTACGAGGCAAGAGACCTATCCTGGATGCCGACGAAATCGTGGAGGCCATAGAATGCGCTGCCTTCCTGCAGGTGGAGCCTCTTGCCAAACATCTCACGGACCTGATCGACTCTGATAACTGTTTGCTAATGTATCACACCGCAGCAACCTTTGGCCTAATGACCCTCTACCATGCTGCTGCGCTGTTTATCCGGAACATGTACCATGACTTAGAGGTCGAAGTCAGGAAAAGCTTACCGACAGAACTTGTTGCGTATGTAGAGTCACTGGTTCCGAGCGCGTTTGTAGCAGTTGGAGCCCACTCGACTTGTGGTGTGGATGAAACCATCCACGCTGGCAACAGGACTTTGTGCTACCTGGACGATGAGGGGAAAAACTGGAAGGTCCTCACAGATCTACCCCTAGAGGCCAGTACCTCTATGGCCGGACTGACCGTTCTGGACAACAAGCTGTATATCGTGGGAGGGATACAGGTGCAGGGTGCCCGCAAGTACGCTGTGGACACCTGCTTCTGCTACAGTGTGGAGGTTGACCAGTGGACCATGATAGCCAGTCCAAGACAGTCACGGTACAACTTCTCTCTGGTGGGACTGGATGGATGTCTTTATGCCATTGGGGGCGAGTACGAGCGAACAATCATGTCATCAGTGGAAACTTATGAAGTTGCGACTGGAAGGTGGTCATTTGTGGCACATTTGCCTCGACCAGTCACCGGAGCAGCGTGCACCAAGGGCATGGGCCGGATATTTGTGTGCTTGTGGAAGCCCATGGAGACCACCGAAATCTATGAATACCTGCCCAGGACAGACCAGTGGTTGCTTGTCAGCACTTTGATAAGGCATCAGAGCTACGGCCACGCCATGGTGGCTCACCGGGATAACCTGTATGTCATGCGTAACGGGCCACAAGATGACTTCCTGAGATGCATGATGGACTGCTACAACCTCACCACAGGCCAGTGGACAGCCTTGCCAGGGCACTTTGCCAATAGCAAAGGCTCCCTGTTCACAGCCGTGGTGAGAGGCGACTCGGCTTACACGCTGAACCGAACTATGACTCTGGAGTATGCTATTGAGGGGAAAACGTGGAAGCCCAGGAACCAGATGAAGGGTTTCCCAAGAAGTGGCTCCTTGTGGACATTTTTTCTTAGGCTGCCCAAGGGACGCAGAGGGTCCATATTGAATGGCATCCCAGATGGATATGGACAATGTTGA